The sequence AATTCCTTTGAAAAGGATAACGCCGCTAATTGCAACACTTCCTTCGTTATTTCATCACGCATAAAAAGAGTCTCCGGCAACGCTTCATGCCAATCAATCGTAGAACCACCTGTGAACACGACTAACTCTTTTGTAAACATCATTTCTTTTCTGTAGCGCCAATAAACAAATAGAATAAGAGCTATAATCAGTAAAATATTCACATACAACACAGACGAAAATTTCGTGTCGATTCCCTGATCGAGCCAAATTATCATATCTGCAAAGCCAAGTGCTAGTAAGAAAAAGAGAATCCAACTAGCCATATCTCTTATATAGCTTATGAACATGCGGATACCCCCTTCTTATAGCGTAATCGCCATATAGCCAAGCCCTTTTTTCGTAACAATCGCTTCGCCAAGCTCTAGATCTGCAAGCTTTTGACGCAATCGGGTCACATTGACAGTCAGCGTATTATCATTGACAAATCGTTCATCATCCCAGAGTTTGCGAATCAAATCGTCACGGGACACAATCTCATCCATCGATTGGACGAGTACCGCCAAGATGAAAAACTCATTTTTCGTTAACTCAACTTCTGTACCATCTTTTCGAATAATACCACGCTTCATATCAATGACTGCACCATTCCATTCTAGTACATCCGATGTCTCTTCCCCATATGCATAGGTGCGCCGTAAAATCGCTTGAATTTTCGCTAGTAATACATCCGTATGAAACGGCTTCTGAATATAATCATCCGCCCCCATATTCATCGCCATAATCATATCCATAGGATGATCACGGGACGATAAAAATATAATAGGTACTTTCGACACCGCACGTATTTCACGGCACCAGTGAAAACCATCATAGGTAGGCAACTGGATATCCATCATAACCAAATGCGGCTTCTCTTGAAAAAAAGCCCCCATAATATCATGAAAATCATCTGGTCCCGTCACACGGAGTGACCACTGCCCAAGACGCTCTTTCAATGAATTAAAAATCGCGACATCATCCTCAACAATGAAAATCGTCATATCCATTTACGATGCACTTCCTTCCCTTCGTCCATTCTAATAGAAAACATTACGACTGGGCAATAAATAGAGCATATAATAGAAACAAGTGTAAATAGTGCGAAATTTACTGTTTTATGTTATACTGTTTACACGAGGCATTGTTCCAGCAAGTATCGGAGCTGAATTGAGCTTCTTTTTTATTGAGTAGAAGTTATTTTTTTATCTACTTTTAAAAATATTTTTCTTCTTTTAAAAACTACAGGAGGTACTTATGCTAAAATTTGAAAACGTAAGTAAAGTGTATGGTGACGGATTCCAAGCTGTGAAATCTGTCAATTTTGATATTCAACAAGGCGAATTTCTTGTGTTGATTGGACCAAGTGGTTCGGGTAAATCTACAACGATGAAAATGATTAACAAGATGGAACCACATACAAGCGGAACGATTTCCATCAACGGCAAAGATATCAATTCGTATAATCCGTCTGAATTACGTAGAAACATCGGCTATGTCATCCAACAAATTGGCCTTTTCCCCCACTATACCATCGAAAAAAACATCGCCATTGTTCCCCAACTAAAAGGCTGGAATCCTAAGGAAGTCAAAGCCCGTGTCAACGAGCTTCTTGATTTAGTCGGTCTTGATCCGGACATATTTGCCACGCGCTATCCAAAGGAACTTTCAGGTGGTCAGCAACAGCGTGTCGGTATCGCAAGAGCCCTTGCAGGCAATCCTGATATTATCTTAATGGACGAACCGTTCAGTGCACTCGATCCGTTAACACGTGATCAGTTACAAGAAGAGGTAAGCGCATTGCATAAAAAATTGAATAAGACATTCGTTTTTGTTACCCATGATATGGATGAAGCTTTAAAAATGGGCGATCGCATCGCTATTATGAAAGACGGTAAGCTTCTACAGTTGGACACTCCAGAGAAATTACTGCATGAACCAGCCCACGGCTTTGTAGAGGAGTTCATTGGGAAACATCGGATTACCCAAAACCCTGAACTCATGTCCGTTACCGAGATTATGTCGGAATCGGTCGTCACCTCTCTACCTCATCGATCTCCGGAAAAAGCACTCTCGCTTATCCGGCAGCGAAAAATTACAAACCTTATTGTTGTCGACGATAACAACAAATTACTCGGAATCGTTTCTGCCTACGATGTCATTAAAAAGTTAGATGATATTAAAACAATCGAGGAAATCATGGTGTCCCGAGAGCCATTTCTGAGTGATGCTGCGACTGCTAAAGACGCTATTATTATGATGGATGACGCACCTTTCGGTATTATCCCGGTTGTCGATCACTATCAAAAAGTATTAGGTGTTGTCACACGGGGTTCGTTGCTATCCGTCATGTCTAGTCAGTGGACAGAAACGGAGGAAAGCCAATGAATAACTTAACAATTTGGCAACAACTAGCCCAACAATCACAAATGAGATGGAAAGAAGTGCTCGAAGCGACTTCTGTCCATATTCAACTCGTTTTCTTCTCAATGCTCATTGCCATTGTTCTTGGCATTACACTTGGAATTTTAATCACACGTGTTCCGAAACTCACAACAGTCGTACTTGGTGGTGCTGGTGTCATGCAGACCATTCCGAGCCTTGCATTGCTCGGTTTCATGATTCCAATTTTCGGAATTGGTGTAAAAACAGCAATCGCTGCGTTATTCCTTTATTCCTTGTTGCCAATTATTCGCAACACGTATGCAGGTATTAAAGATGTCGATAAAGCGACAACTGAAGCAGCAAAAGGAATGGGTATGACAAGTATGCAAATTCTATTTAAAGTAGAACTCCCATTAGCACTCCCTGTGATTATGGCTGGTATTCGAACAGCAGCGGTCATTAACGTCGGTACAGCAACGCTGGCAGCATTTATCGGTGCAGGCGGACTTGGTGATTTCATTTTCCTAGGCATTACACGCGGCATTGATGGATTGATTTTACTTGGCGCAATTCCAGCAGCATTTCTTGCAATTGTACTTGAAACGCTTTTCGGTGCAATTGAAAAATGGACGACGCCGGAAGGATTGAAGTAAGTATGAAAAATAAATTCATAACATTGATATTGACAGTACTCGTAGCAAGTATGCTGTCAGGTTGTATTTTTATTGAAAAGGATTCACTAACATTAGGCTCTCGGAACAATACAGAAAGCATCATTTTGTCACATGTCATGGGGCAATTGATTGAAAATAAAACAGATATTGAAGTCGTTTACAAAGAAAACCTTGGCGGCTCGAACGTCGTCTGGAACGCTATGTTGAATGATCTGATTGATGTCATACCCGATTACACGGGGACGATTGTCGTCAACTATTACCATGAGGATCCAGGCACAGCCGAGGAGACGCTTGCGACTACGAAACGACTCGTCAATGAAGACGGCATTATCGCTTTCGACACATTCGGCTTCAATAATACGTACACATTAGCGTTAGATGAAGCAAGAGCCGAAGAACTTGGCGTCAAGACATTCAGTGACTTCGCTAACGTTTCGGAAGACTTCGTACTCGGTGCTGTCTTTGAATTTATCGACCGTCCAGATGGCTTACCTGGCTTCCAGGAGGAATATGGTTTGAAATTTAAAGATGTCAAAGGGATGGACCACGGCATTATGTACCGTTCCATTGGCGCTAAAGAAGTCGACGTCATCAACTCTTATACGACAGATGGCCAGCTGCAAGATTACGATTTGCGTGTGCTGGAGGACGATAAATCCTACTTCCCTCCCTACCACGCACTGCCGCTGGTGAGAAAAGAAACACTAGTGGAGTACCCAGAAATTGAAGAAGTCTTAAAACAACTAGCTGGCATTATCGACGAAGAAGCGATGCAGAAGATGAACGCTAAAGTTGATAATGAAGGCATGATGGTTGAAAAAGTGGCACAGGAGTTTTTGATTGAGTCAGGGTTAATTGAAGAATGATGAAATGCGGAACGGCGTCTCTTGTTTGCTGAGAGATGCCGTTTTTGCATGGTGTACGGGCGTTATGACCGGCACGAACGCAGTTATGACCGGCATAAGCCACATTATGATCGCCTTGAAGTTGTTTATGACCGTCTCACACGAGTTTGTGACCGCCATTCATTTAAACAATGAATATGTCCGATTACGATTCGCTCCCTCCGTTCGCAAGTTCATACTTTGTAAAATTCGTGTCGCACTTTGACGCTCAATATGCAAAAACTCACGGCAATCTTTATTCATCATTTTCCCGCCATATAAAAGGAACCAATCACGAATCGCTTGTTTATGCGCGTCGATGCTTGTCCTATCGCACGCCGCGCAACGCCATCCCTTCATATATTTCTGCATACCTAAAAAACCGCAGGATGGGCATGCAACACCTGTTATAATTTTATTTTTAATTTCAGGGTAAGTTAGACAAATAGGGTTGGGAATAAATTCGCGATGGCTAGCGACAAGTTCATGCGCTACCCCTGTAAATGCTACATCATCCAACAGTGGGGTTTCTATTGGGAGACTACGAATATACGTGGGGACTGCATTCGGAAATAAGAATGGGGTTTTCGTATCAAATAGTTCAATACGCTGTTTTGAATAGGCCAACACAATGGCGCCATAAATCGGCAATGAAACATTTTTTGAATGAAACCAGTCCTGCAATAACTCGCAATTACTTTGTAGTTGTGTAATGGGGCTGTTAAAACCTTTCACTTCCCCATTATCTAGCTTACGAATTAATTGTGGCGGATTTTTTACAACTTTTAATTCTCCTGCAATATTCTTCACTTCAAAAATGACTGCATATGATGGGGTAATAAATAATGTGTCGATTTGAAAGTGAGTGCTAGATCTAAGGGATAGATCATGCAGTACGCGATATTTCATTGAAAAGGTATAGTTTTCAAAGACCTTGTCCAATTGCTGTTCTCCACCAAATCCAGCTTTCAGGGCAGCATATTTGGCCTCCAGCATAGGTTCTTCTCTCGGCAGACGCCTAATTGCTGCACTAAGTCCTTCAAGAAGTAGTGGCTCTTTTCTTCGTTTGCTAATAAATTTCTTCGACCTCCTCGCTAATTACTGACGACCATCTGAGGAAATCGTATCATATTTTGATAAGTGAATCTAGAACTAAAAAGAATATTCAGGTATTACTCGACGTATTTTTATCTTATGACTGCCTTAGGCTCGATTATGCTCGGCACGCACACGGTTATGACCGGCATGAGCCACTTTATGACCGTCTCACACGACTTTATGACCGCCATGCAAAATATCCCCTTCCCACTTTACGTTTTGCCCACTACATGCTAGTGTTAAGTTAGCATATTGTACACACTATATACTATTGAACGATGGATAGGTACCGATATCGGTTTAAAAGGGAATCCGGAAAATCCGGAGCTGTCCCCGCAACTGTAAGCGCTGACGACCGCCAAATAAGCCACTGTGGAGAAATCCATGGGAAGGCCGGCTGGAAGAATGAAGCGCGAGCCAGAAGACCTGCCCTCCATCGTCAAGCGACACTTTCTTCGGGGGTTGAGAGGTGGAAGCGAGCAGGTTTCCGCCACCAATCTGTCGTTCTGCGACTAACTTAAATGATGTGGACGGTCCTATTCTGTTTCCAACGAATGATCCATGAGCGATAGCTCTACCGAAAAGGTAGAACTATTGCTTTTTTGTTTTGAAAAGCGAAACTAGCTTGATTCCTAACAACAATCATGGAAGGAGACAAAAAAATGTCTATGCAAACAAAACAGCATGATTTATTAACTGAATTATGCTTGGATTTTGGGAAGAAGGCAGTAGCCTCTTTATTGGAAGCAAGTACATTATGGATAAAAAAATTCCCTAACGGCAGCCACGCTGATTGGTCACAGTCCATGATTTCACACGCTCTCAGCCAATTGAGTGAGCACGAACCCTACTGGACCTTTATCGCGGCACGAATTCATCTTCATGACCTCTATACCAAACAGCGTAGCCCGAACATCTACACGGATTTCGCGGCACATATTACCCAGCTAGTGGCACTTGGTTTGTATGACCCGATTTTAGTTGAACGCTATTCACGAGAAGAACTGCGACTTATTGGGAACTTAATCACCCCGGAACGAGACAAATTATTCACATACAGCGCCTTGCAAATGATGATGAGTAACTATATTACTAGGGATGCCGACCATAAATCTGTTGAACTTCCCCAAGAACGATGGCTTCTCATCGCAATGATCCTAATGCAAAACGAAACAGAGCAACGGCTCGAAAAAATTGAAGAAGCCTATTGGGCAATGAGTCATTTGTATATGACGGTCGAATTACCCACCTTGTTAAACGCCGGAAAACTTCAAAAACCAGGTGACAATAAGCCAACAGCATCTACCAACTACCTAGATGTATACCATATAGGCATTACTAAGTTTCTTGACGGTATGATAGATGACAAAGTTATCTATATCCCTGACTTATTTATGGAACAAGTGGAATCACGCGGCCATTGGCATCTGTTCGACCCACATGAGGTGCAGACAGTTATGGGGTATTCCCTTGCCGATTTTTATGATGAAAAGAAGGGGGCTGGCTCATTCCGTGAAAAATACATGGCGTGTGTTCAGCATCCGAAACTTAACAAAAAGACCATTTTTGCCATCGACCTCATGAAGCAAATCATGCATAGCCAGCTAACAACAGGCTTTCCACATATCTGCTATACGGATGAAATTCATCGTAAAAAGATGAACAAACATGTAGCTACGTCTGAATACACGATTGTTGCCACACATCCAACTCAGCTCACCCACTCGTCTATCAACCTTGGACGTGTAGTTCCTGCTGGTGTATTGGAGCGACTCATCACGATTCAAGTGCGTATGATCGACAACGCCATTGACCTAAACGTTCATTCAAAGCCAATAGATGTACAATTGCGTGGACTATTGCTAGGCACAACGGGCTGGCATCACTTACTCGCCCTAAATAAAATTCGTTGGGAATCAACGGAAGCAGTAGAGTTTGCTGATGAATTATACGAGAACATCGCCTATTTGACGATTTCAGCTTCAATGGAACTCGCTAAGGAAAAAGGGGCCTATCCTTTATTCAAAGCATCAGAATGGTATAGCGGAGAGTATTTTGAAGAGAGGGAATACCATTCAAAGACATGGGAAAAACTTCGGACAGACGTTGCATCAAACGGCTTGCGAAACGGCTCTATGACGGCGATAGCATCCCATTCATCGACAGCAATCCTTGCAGCTAGTACCGTCGGCATTGAACCTATCATTCAAAAATACTATATGGAAGAACAGTTAGACGGAGTCATTCCAATTATTGTACCAGATTTAAATCCAGAAACACGTTGGTTTTATAAATCAGGATACTTCATCGACCAACAATGGACATTGAGGCAAAATGCAGCGCGCCAACGTCATATCGATCAATGCATTTCACTGAACCTGTACGTGCCTAATACAATTCAAGCAATTGAACTACTAGACCTGCACGTAAACGCTTGGAAAAGTAGCCTGAAAATGACCGGCACCATCCATTCACACTCAAACTCTCTATATTTTTTAAATAATGCTATTTCATTCTAAATAAAACAGGGTGAGTAACTATTATGCATAGTTACTCACCCTGTTTTTAACGACTGCAAATATCAAGAACTGAACGAACAGCCTCTGCCGACTTATCAAGTGCTGTTTGCTCTTCATTTGTCAGTGGTAGTTCAATAATGCTTTCGATCCCGTTACCACCAATCACAGTAGGAACGCCTAAATACAGCCCATTATAGCCGTATTCACCCTCTAAATAAGCAATCGAAGGTAATATCCTCTTTTTGTCCTTAATAATTGCTTCTGCCATTTCAACGAGTGAGGCTGCCGGTGCATAATAGGCACTTCCATTGCCGAGTAAGGAAACAATCTCCCCTCCGCCTTTTCTTGTGCGCTCCACAATTGCATCAAGCCGATCCAGGGGTATGAGCTTCTCTAGTGGTATGCCGCCAGCATAAGAATATCTAACGAGCGGTACCATATCATCCCCATGTCCTCCTAAAACAAAACCTGAAATGTCCTCCACTGAAATATTTAACTCTTCAGCAACAAAAGTGTTAAAACGTGCTGTATCTAGAACACCCGATTGACCAATCACCCTATTTTTAGGGAACCCAGTCGTTTTATAGCACACATAGGTCATGGCATCTACGGGATTACTTAAAATGAGAATTGTGCTGTCTGGTGCATATTTTTTCACTTGTTCAGATACAGCGCGCATGATTTTCGCATTCGTCGTAACAAGATCGTCTCTACTCATTCCAGGTTGTCTTGCGATACCTGCAGTAATAATAACCATGTCTGCATCTTGAATATGTTCATAGCTAGACGTCCCCGTAATTTTCACATTAAAACGTTGAATCGGTCCCGTTTGAAGCATATCCAACGCTTTTCCTTTTGTTGGGCTTTCTTGTTCAGGAATATCGAGTAAAACAATATCTCCCAACTCTTTTTGTGCTAACAGTAAAGCTACAGTGGCGCCAGTATGTCCTGCACCAATGACGGCGATTTTATGTCTTCGAAAAGCCAACTATGCTCACCCTTTCACACGATTATTCCTCAGTCTTTTTTGTCGTTTGCGCTTTAGTAGTAGATACAGGTTTAGATTTCGTCTGTTGTTCTTTCGGATCAAGAGGTTTTACCAAATTATAAACGGACTCGTCTGGACGTGGAATGACGTGTGATCCTAACAGTTCTCCCACACGCTTGGCGGCTTCACGCCCAGCCTCGACAGCTGCTTGCACAGCTCCTACATCACCTTGAACGAGCACCGTTACGATTCCACCATCCACAAACTCTTGCTTAATGAGCCTTACATTAGCCGCTTTAATCATTGCATCTGCCGCTTCCATGGAACCAACTAATCCTTTTGTTTCAATCATTCCGATCGCTTGACTCATCGAATTCACCTCTCTTCACTTCTGTTGAATCGATTATTCCAATTACTACTGCATCAATCGGAATGGGGTTATCTTTATCAATATAACGTGATGAACCGCCACTCGTTACAATGACTTGGTCACCGATTCCGGCACCGAGCCGATCAGCCGCGACGAAGTGGGTTCTGACCGCATTTCCATAGGCATCCTCAGGTTGAATAATCAATAACTTCACACCTTGTAGTCCTTCTTCTTTGCGGGTTGCCCAAACATTGCCAATCACTTTTCCTAGACGCATAACCTATCACCTTTTTCTATTTTCTAACGGAAATAGATTTACCTAAATCTCTTGCAGTATCACGGGCAAGTGCCGTAATGATTGTGCCCTTTTCCACGATAATTTCAGATGCTTCAATATCCCTGACATCATCATTGGATAACAATTTCTTCGTAAAGCTATACTGCTTGTTAACAATACTCTCAGGAGTGCTATGCCCCTCTACTACTTTTTGGCTAACCTCACCAGGACGAACAACATAACCAGTTGCCCCCTGTGTAATTAACCCCGCATTGGCTTCATCAGTATCGATATGCATTTCCAAACGATAACGCTCAGAAACTCTAATCTTCACATTCCGATAAGCAATCGGACGTATACCAGCTGCTTCTACCGTTACATAGTCGCCATCCTGTACACCTAAATTCGTAGCATCCTGGGGTTGCATATGAATATGCGCTTGGGCAATAATCAAGCCCTCCTCGAGATAAAGGCTTGCCTTTGTCCCGATTAACGTAAATGCTCCTGAACCTGCAATATTTCCAGATTCACGGAGTGGCGCTTTAATGCCAAGCTTCATAGCATCTGTCCAGCTGACTTCTGCTTGCGTCAACGAGCGTGCAGGACCAAGTACACGAACACGTTCAATGCTCCCTCTTGGCCCGGCAATGACTACTGTCTCATTCGCTGCAAATTGGTTGGGTTGGGACAAATCGGATTTCTTTGTCAATTCATACCCTTTGCCAAACAGTATCTCCACATGTTCTTGCGACAAATGGACGTGACGAGCAGAAACAGCGATTGGAATTGTATTAGCAGGAAGTACAGGCTGCTGTTTTGGTTCGCTATTTACTTTTGTTAACTGGCCAAGTACTTCTCCCACAATTTTTTCAATCAATTGCTGATTCATGTCGTTACCGCCTTTCCTTTACAGCACGCTACATTAGTTGTCTGATTTAGGTAATAGTATTTCCAACTCATCATGCGGTCTTGGAATGACATGAACAGATAGCAATTCTCCTACACGTTGTGCTGCCGCTGCGCCTGCATCTGTAGCTGCTTTCACTGCGCCTACATCTCCACGTACTAAAACCGTTACAATTCCGCCACCTACATGTACTTTCCCAACTAGATGTACACTCGCTGCCTTCACCATTGCGTCCGCTGCTTCAATTGCACCGACTAATCCTTTAGTTTCTACCATTCCTAACGCTGATCCTTCTCTATTCATGTTTGTTTCCTCCTAGTAATTTTTAGTTTGATAATTTCTTTACAATTTCATTGACTAGATCTTTCACCATTTCGGGATTGATCGCATCACTTGAATCCATAGATTTCAATACTTGAGAAACGACTTGCTCTGTCACATCATTTGTATTAGCTGTATGTTGTGGCAGCTGCACTTCTTTAATGCCATAAGCCATTCGTTTAGTATTCAGTAAGTGCTTAGCCGTCACATTATCAGATGTAATATTACCACCGAACGACCCACAACCTAGCGTCATAGAAGGCATTAAGCCTGTTGTCCCGCCGACTGCTCCAACAGATGACATCGTATTGACTAAAATACGCGATACAGGCATATCTACTGCAAATTCACGCGCAATCGCATCTGTTTCTGTATGAATCGAAAGTGAGTGTCCACGACCACCCAAGTTTAGCAGGGATAAGCAAAGCTCCTTGGCATGATTCACATCTGACGCTACATACATAGCGAAAACAGGCGATAATTTTTCAAGTGAGAAAGGAATGTCCTTACCAACCTT comes from Sporosarcina sp. FSL K6-3457 and encodes:
- a CDS encoding BMC domain-containing protein, with translation MNREGSALGMVETKGLVGAIEAADAMVKAASVHLVGKVHVGGGIVTVLVRGDVGAVKAATDAGAAAAQRVGELLSVHVIPRPHDELEILLPKSDN
- a CDS encoding EutN/CcmL family microcompartment protein; translation: MRLGKVIGNVWATRKEEGLQGVKLLIIQPEDAYGNAVRTHFVAADRLGAGIGDQVIVTSGGSSRYIDKDNPIPIDAVVIGIIDSTEVKRGEFDESSDRND
- a CDS encoding betaine/proline/choline family ABC transporter ATP-binding protein → MLKFENVSKVYGDGFQAVKSVNFDIQQGEFLVLIGPSGSGKSTTMKMINKMEPHTSGTISINGKDINSYNPSELRRNIGYVIQQIGLFPHYTIEKNIAIVPQLKGWNPKEVKARVNELLDLVGLDPDIFATRYPKELSGGQQQRVGIARALAGNPDIILMDEPFSALDPLTRDQLQEEVSALHKKLNKTFVFVTHDMDEALKMGDRIAIMKDGKLLQLDTPEKLLHEPAHGFVEEFIGKHRITQNPELMSVTEIMSESVVTSLPHRSPEKALSLIRQRKITNLIVVDDNNKLLGIVSAYDVIKKLDDIKTIEEIMVSREPFLSDAATAKDAIIMMDDAPFGIIPVVDHYQKVLGVVTRGSLLSVMSSQWTETEESQ
- a CDS encoding nuclease-related domain-containing protein, producing MLEAKYAALKAGFGGEQQLDKVFENYTFSMKYRVLHDLSLRSSTHFQIDTLFITPSYAVIFEVKNIAGELKVVKNPPQLIRKLDNGEVKGFNSPITQLQSNCELLQDWFHSKNVSLPIYGAIVLAYSKQRIELFDTKTPFLFPNAVPTYIRSLPIETPLLDDVAFTGVAHELVASHREFIPNPICLTYPEIKNKIITGVACPSCGFLGMQKYMKGWRCAACDRTSIDAHKQAIRDWFLLYGGKMMNKDCREFLHIERQSATRILQSMNLRTEGANRNRTYSLFK
- a CDS encoding ABC transporter permease, with the protein product MNNLTIWQQLAQQSQMRWKEVLEATSVHIQLVFFSMLIAIVLGITLGILITRVPKLTTVVLGGAGVMQTIPSLALLGFMIPIFGIGVKTAIAALFLYSLLPIIRNTYAGIKDVDKATTEAAKGMGMTSMQILFKVELPLALPVIMAGIRTAAVINVGTATLAAFIGAGGLGDFIFLGITRGIDGLILLGAIPAAFLAIVLETLFGAIEKWTTPEGLK
- a CDS encoding glycine betaine ABC transporter substrate-binding protein, which translates into the protein MKNKFITLILTVLVASMLSGCIFIEKDSLTLGSRNNTESIILSHVMGQLIENKTDIEVVYKENLGGSNVVWNAMLNDLIDVIPDYTGTIVVNYYHEDPGTAEETLATTKRLVNEDGIIAFDTFGFNNTYTLALDEARAEELGVKTFSDFANVSEDFVLGAVFEFIDRPDGLPGFQEEYGLKFKDVKGMDHGIMYRSIGAKEVDVINSYTTDGQLQDYDLRVLEDDKSYFPPYHALPLVRKETLVEYPEIEEVLKQLAGIIDEEAMQKMNAKVDNEGMMVEKVAQEFLIESGLIEE
- the pduL gene encoding phosphate propanoyltransferase; amino-acid sequence: MNQQLIEKIVGEVLGQLTKVNSEPKQQPVLPANTIPIAVSARHVHLSQEHVEILFGKGYELTKKSDLSQPNQFAANETVVIAGPRGSIERVRVLGPARSLTQAEVSWTDAMKLGIKAPLRESGNIAGSGAFTLIGTKASLYLEEGLIIAQAHIHMQPQDATNLGVQDGDYVTVEAAGIRPIAYRNVKIRVSERYRLEMHIDTDEANAGLITQGATGYVVRPGEVSQKVVEGHSTPESIVNKQYSFTKKLLSNDDVRDIEASEIIVEKGTIITALARDTARDLGKSISVRK
- the mdh gene encoding malate dehydrogenase encodes the protein MAFRRHKIAVIGAGHTGATVALLLAQKELGDIVLLDIPEQESPTKGKALDMLQTGPIQRFNVKITGTSSYEHIQDADMVIITAGIARQPGMSRDDLVTTNAKIMRAVSEQVKKYAPDSTILILSNPVDAMTYVCYKTTGFPKNRVIGQSGVLDTARFNTFVAEELNISVEDISGFVLGGHGDDMVPLVRYSYAGGIPLEKLIPLDRLDAIVERTRKGGGEIVSLLGNGSAYYAPAASLVEMAEAIIKDKKRILPSIAYLEGEYGYNGLYLGVPTVIGGNGIESIIELPLTNEEQTALDKSAEAVRSVLDICSR
- a CDS encoding ribonucleotide reductase N-terminal alpha domain-containing protein, translated to MSMQTKQHDLLTELCLDFGKKAVASLLEASTLWIKKFPNGSHADWSQSMISHALSQLSEHEPYWTFIAARIHLHDLYTKQRSPNIYTDFAAHITQLVALGLYDPILVERYSREELRLIGNLITPERDKLFTYSALQMMMSNYITRDADHKSVELPQERWLLIAMILMQNETEQRLEKIEEAYWAMSHLYMTVELPTLLNAGKLQKPGDNKPTASTNYLDVYHIGITKFLDGMIDDKVIYIPDLFMEQVESRGHWHLFDPHEVQTVMGYSLADFYDEKKGAGSFREKYMACVQHPKLNKKTIFAIDLMKQIMHSQLTTGFPHICYTDEIHRKKMNKHVATSEYTIVATHPTQLTHSSINLGRVVPAGVLERLITIQVRMIDNAIDLNVHSKPIDVQLRGLLLGTTGWHHLLALNKIRWESTEAVEFADELYENIAYLTISASMELAKEKGAYPLFKASEWYSGEYFEEREYHSKTWEKLRTDVASNGLRNGSMTAIASHSSTAILAASTVGIEPIIQKYYMEEQLDGVIPIIVPDLNPETRWFYKSGYFIDQQWTLRQNAARQRHIDQCISLNLYVPNTIQAIELLDLHVNAWKSSLKMTGTIHSHSNSLYFLNNAISF
- a CDS encoding BMC domain-containing protein; protein product: MSQAIGMIETKGLVGSMEAADAMIKAANVRLIKQEFVDGGIVTVLVQGDVGAVQAAVEAGREAAKRVGELLGSHVIPRPDESVYNLVKPLDPKEQQTKSKPVSTTKAQTTKKTEE
- a CDS encoding response regulator transcription factor; the protein is MDMTIFIVEDDVAIFNSLKERLGQWSLRVTGPDDFHDIMGAFFQEKPHLVMMDIQLPTYDGFHWCREIRAVSKVPIIFLSSRDHPMDMIMAMNMGADDYIQKPFHTDVLLAKIQAILRRTYAYGEETSDVLEWNGAVIDMKRGIIRKDGTEVELTKNEFFILAVLVQSMDEIVSRDDLIRKLWDDERFVNDNTLTVNVTRLRQKLADLELGEAIVTKKGLGYMAITL